A region of Methanocorpusculum labreanum Z DNA encodes the following proteins:
- a CDS encoding DUF3656 domain-containing U32 family peptidase, translated as MVIPELLSPAGSPDALKAAVFAGCDAVYLGGKSFGARQYAANFSNEELKSAVLFAHQYGVKVYVTVNTLAYDDDMPGIAGYLRFLSDIGVDAILVQDVGLLSLAREIVPDLPLHASTQMTIHNAAGVRFAAEHGVSRVVLARELPFDDVNRIAEAAKEVGVELEIFIHGAICYAYSGQCLFSSVIGGRSGNQGACAQPCRKPYSLLADGETLPTQGDYHLSPRDLCLYPYLEEICSLGVAAVKIEGRMKTPEYVGIVTDAYRRGLDTIAAGEEFVPDNETMEDLAFAFNRGFTKGYLFGDKWGTFINAKKPDNRGVYAGFVSGLDESRGKVIVKIEGPVPDTGDGLVFKIAGRETGFALNKEPYIFPEGDAYKIPAPADVVLGSELWITRRMKTERKAAAILSKPSAGRIPLDIVVSVDKAGRLTVSSDGVEVKTEMPMLEALNKPVSKESVETQMRKTGGTPFFIQTLSMQYDGTMFLPMSVITDLRRKFLDAAALARKPVRTTRPYAEKGTAVPARTTPIVQVYTDSVVGAKAAHSAGAGQVVYEGFEEIYDLPIIYKLPRIVQEHEFASAFSKIPPGAAGVMVDGVGAAESIKGVPKYGGSGLNITNARSAVTYGKSCRQVCLSPELSGKQIRTLMEHLSAYAHPPKTEVIVQGSLEVMISENCIPAMVQGCRSCSQSWALKDKTNRIFRVRTDSQCRGHILNSSETCLIEYVGKLASAGVSVISIDARGRSPEYIRRMTAIYTAVVDGTGDPKELKEQIKDIASGGITAGHYLRGVVRE; from the coding sequence ATGGTTATTCCTGAACTCTTATCTCCTGCGGGTTCGCCCGATGCTTTGAAAGCCGCTGTATTTGCCGGGTGCGATGCTGTTTATCTCGGCGGGAAATCATTTGGTGCACGCCAGTATGCGGCGAACTTCTCAAACGAAGAATTGAAAAGTGCAGTTCTGTTCGCCCATCAGTACGGCGTCAAAGTCTATGTGACCGTCAACACGCTCGCATACGATGATGATATGCCGGGAATCGCCGGGTATCTCCGGTTCCTCTCGGATATCGGCGTCGATGCGATCCTGGTACAGGATGTCGGTCTTCTCTCTCTTGCAAGAGAGATCGTGCCGGATCTTCCGCTGCACGCAAGCACGCAGATGACGATCCATAACGCGGCAGGTGTTCGGTTCGCCGCCGAACACGGCGTCTCGCGTGTGGTGCTCGCCCGCGAACTTCCGTTCGATGACGTGAACAGAATAGCCGAAGCTGCCAAAGAGGTCGGCGTCGAGCTGGAGATCTTCATTCACGGAGCGATCTGCTATGCATATTCAGGCCAGTGTCTCTTTTCGTCCGTGATCGGCGGACGAAGCGGGAATCAGGGGGCCTGTGCCCAGCCGTGCCGAAAACCCTACTCTCTCCTAGCCGATGGAGAGACCCTGCCGACCCAGGGAGATTATCATCTCTCCCCGCGTGATCTGTGTCTGTATCCCTATCTTGAAGAGATCTGCAGTCTCGGGGTCGCGGCGGTCAAGATCGAAGGAAGGATGAAGACACCTGAGTATGTAGGAATCGTCACCGATGCCTACCGCCGGGGTCTTGATACGATCGCCGCAGGCGAAGAGTTCGTTCCCGATAACGAAACGATGGAGGATCTTGCCTTTGCGTTCAACCGCGGGTTTACGAAAGGATATCTTTTCGGCGACAAGTGGGGGACCTTCATCAATGCGAAAAAGCCCGACAACCGCGGTGTCTATGCAGGATTTGTGTCCGGGCTGGACGAGTCCCGCGGCAAGGTGATCGTGAAAATCGAAGGCCCGGTCCCTGATACGGGAGACGGTCTGGTGTTCAAGATCGCCGGCCGCGAGACTGGGTTCGCACTAAATAAAGAGCCGTATATCTTCCCGGAAGGGGACGCCTATAAGATCCCTGCTCCGGCTGACGTTGTCTTAGGCAGCGAACTCTGGATTACCCGCCGGATGAAGACCGAACGAAAAGCGGCCGCGATCCTTTCAAAACCTTCCGCCGGCAGAATCCCACTCGACATCGTCGTCTCGGTCGACAAAGCGGGGCGTCTGACCGTCTCTTCGGATGGTGTGGAGGTCAAAACCGAGATGCCGATGCTTGAGGCGCTGAACAAACCCGTGTCCAAAGAGTCGGTCGAAACCCAGATGCGAAAGACCGGCGGGACTCCGTTCTTTATTCAAACGCTTTCGATGCAGTACGACGGCACGATGTTTTTGCCGATGAGCGTTATCACGGATCTTCGCCGGAAGTTTCTGGATGCGGCGGCTCTGGCCCGAAAACCGGTCCGGACCACCCGTCCATATGCGGAAAAAGGCACGGCGGTCCCGGCGCGGACGACGCCGATCGTTCAGGTCTATACCGACAGCGTTGTCGGGGCAAAGGCCGCCCACTCGGCCGGAGCAGGACAGGTCGTCTACGAAGGATTTGAGGAGATCTACGATCTTCCAATCATCTATAAACTCCCGCGGATCGTTCAGGAACACGAATTTGCTTCCGCTTTTTCAAAGATCCCCCCCGGAGCCGCCGGCGTGATGGTCGACGGTGTCGGGGCTGCCGAGAGTATCAAGGGCGTGCCGAAATACGGCGGGTCGGGTCTGAACATCACGAATGCCCGTTCGGCCGTTACGTATGGAAAGAGCTGCCGTCAGGTCTGTCTTTCGCCGGAACTCTCTGGAAAACAGATCAGAACGCTGATGGAGCATCTTTCTGCATATGCTCATCCGCCGAAGACCGAGGTGATCGTTCAGGGAAGTCTTGAGGTGATGATCTCCGAGAACTGTATTCCTGCAATGGTCCAGGGATGCCGGAGCTGCAGTCAGTCCTGGGCGCTGAAGGATAAAACGAACAGGATATTCCGGGTCAGGACCGATTCCCAGTGCCGGGGTCATATCCTGAACTCGTCTGAGACCTGCCTGATCGAGTATGTCGGCAAACTCGCGTCGGCCGGTGTCTCCGTCATCTCGATCGATGCACGCGGCCGAAGTCCCGAGTATATCCGGCGGATGACGGCAATATACACGGCGGTCGTCGACGGAACCGGCGACCCGAAAGAACTCAAGGAACAGATAAAAGATATCGCTTCCGGCGGCATCACGGCAGGGCATTACCTGCGCGGCGTCGTCAGAGAATAA
- the rpoA2 gene encoding DNA-directed RNA polymerase subunit A'' yields MVPNNDEFDEEFDTFEEVIEETPVTTSKKSLAEKVEAVLETESAEETPAESAEKKTRSKKAKKTEEAAEEPVSPIAAELHSWGLPKTLFQQLKTWLESKSEEDLEAIDLARMKSRVRRLVDENMPVSTTTELTKILISKYDAGKEVTDANFENIVDRINTEYERTRVQPCEAVGINAAHSIGEPGTQMTMRTFHYAGVAEINVTLGLPRLIEIMDARKEPSTPTMTIFLDKDYRESRDKAREVSWKIEAAPLHEFGDIETDIAEMCVLVQVNKEVCKKRKIAVSEVLARAPQKIKDKRHYRDFEVEVDEANGVLKFLPKNEDSYQNLFQLAEHVRQVIVQGIDDIKRVVVRKENDEYILHTEGSNLKDVFEIDGVDCTRTRTNNISEIASTLGVEAARSAIIYEAFTTLKEQGISVDLRHIMLVSDIMCMDGEVKQIGRHGIAGEKESVLSRASFEVTVNHLLDAAVAHEYDELSGVTENVIVGQPILLGTGDVKLMVRRVAPQ; encoded by the coding sequence ATGGTTCCAAACAATGACGAGTTCGACGAGGAGTTCGATACCTTCGAGGAAGTTATCGAAGAAACTCCCGTAACGACCTCAAAGAAATCCCTCGCAGAAAAGGTCGAAGCGGTTCTTGAAACGGAATCTGCCGAGGAAACCCCCGCCGAGTCCGCAGAAAAGAAAACCCGGTCGAAGAAGGCCAAGAAGACCGAAGAGGCCGCAGAAGAGCCCGTGTCACCGATCGCCGCCGAGCTGCACAGCTGGGGTCTTCCAAAGACTCTCTTCCAGCAGTTGAAGACCTGGCTAGAGAGCAAATCCGAAGAGGATCTCGAGGCTATCGATCTCGCCCGCATGAAGTCCCGTGTCCGGAGACTCGTGGATGAGAACATGCCGGTCTCAACGACCACGGAACTCACGAAGATCCTTATCTCGAAGTATGATGCAGGCAAGGAGGTAACCGACGCCAACTTCGAAAACATCGTTGACAGAATCAACACCGAGTACGAACGCACCCGCGTTCAGCCCTGCGAAGCGGTCGGTATCAACGCAGCCCACTCCATAGGTGAACCGGGTACGCAGATGACGATGCGTACGTTCCACTACGCGGGTGTGGCGGAAATCAACGTTACCCTCGGTCTGCCGCGTCTTATCGAAATCATGGACGCGAGAAAAGAGCCGTCCACGCCGACCATGACCATCTTCTTAGATAAGGACTACCGCGAGAGCCGTGATAAGGCCCGTGAGGTCTCCTGGAAGATCGAAGCCGCACCCCTTCACGAGTTCGGCGACATCGAGACCGACATCGCAGAGATGTGCGTTCTCGTTCAGGTCAACAAAGAAGTCTGCAAGAAACGTAAGATCGCCGTATCCGAAGTTCTTGCCCGTGCTCCGCAGAAGATCAAAGACAAGCGTCACTACCGCGACTTCGAGGTCGAGGTCGATGAGGCGAACGGCGTCTTGAAGTTCCTCCCGAAAAACGAGGACTCCTATCAGAATCTCTTCCAGCTCGCAGAACATGTCCGTCAGGTCATCGTTCAGGGTATCGATGATATCAAGAGGGTCGTCGTTCGAAAGGAAAACGACGAGTACATCCTCCATACGGAAGGTTCCAACCTGAAAGATGTCTTCGAGATTGACGGCGTCGACTGTACGAGGACCCGTACAAACAACATCTCCGAGATCGCAAGCACGCTCGGTGTCGAGGCCGCACGTTCCGCCATCATCTACGAAGCATTCACCACCCTGAAAGAACAGGGTATCTCGGTCGATCTCCGCCACATCATGCTTGTCTCAGACATCATGTGCATGGACGGCGAGGTCAAACAGATCGGTCGTCACGGTATTGCCGGCGAGAAGGAATCGGTCCTTTCCCGTGCAAGCTTCGAAGTTACGGTCAACCACCTGCTGGATGCGGCCGTGGCTCACGAATATGATGAACTTTCAGGTGTCACGGAAAACGTTATTGTCGGTCAGCCGATTCTTCTCGGTACCGGCGATGTCAAACTGATGGTCCGCCGCGTGGCACCTCAGTAA